The following is a genomic window from Sorex araneus isolate mSorAra2 chromosome 10, mSorAra2.pri, whole genome shotgun sequence.
cattgtgtagatgtaccagagtttctttaaccagtcatctgtttgggggcactcaaAGTCACTCAGATTGCAAGTGCTTTGGGTCCCAAGGGCTGGGGGTCAGGTGAGCTGCTTgctaggggctgggggcggcctcGAGGTTGCTCCGGGCTCAGGTTGCTTGAATGTTCCACCACCTCCAGCCTAGGTGGGTGCGGGTAAAGGAatttattggggtgggggtgagcctctgggtcacacgcagtggtgctcaggacttcctcttagctctgcacacagggttcTCTCCATGGCGTTCAGGAGACCGTATGaggtactagagattgaacccaagtgggcTTGGGCCGGGCAAGaggcctccccactgtactatctctctggtaccttGATAGAGTATTTTTTAAGTGTTaggatatttttggtttggtttggtttggttttagggccacagctggccatgctaaggggttgctcctgactctgtcctcagaaattactcctcgtggtgctcgtAAAGTGCCAGAGGTGGAACCCCAGTTGACAGCCTGGAAGatgagcaccctccctgctgtactatcgctcaaccCTCtagaattgcttttttaaaaccaaaaatagcAAAGCAGCCAAGCAAGTAACCATAGGTTGTGTGTGTGAGGCACTGGGCCAAAAAGAATCTGGCAAATCAAAAGACAAACAAGAGAcatgtttgtctttttatttttattttcgaccacacccagcagttctcgtgacttactccttgctctgtgcttagggatcactggcAAGTCTCAGGAGActgtacggggtgccagggattgaacttaggtctgctgcatgcaaggcaagctccctacccattgttACCACTTTACTTGTACAAGTACATTTGAAGTCAAAAGAAATAGACTTTTTGGCTAGACCCgacggtgctcaggaactattcctggctctgtgcacagggatcatatagacgccagagatcaaaccagggtcgactacatgcacagcaagtgccctacctgctgtacactcTCTCCAGCATCAGGGGCGGGTGGTGGGTACACAGCACAAtgtaggataccagggattgaactgaagcAGCCACagggaaggcaaatgtcctgcctgcagtactgtctctctagctccgaAATGGTTGCTCTAATGGTATTTCAGGAGCTGAGCTCTCGACAAGACTCTCTCTGGCATTTTGACATTCACGCTGGACATTGTCCTTGTTCCCTGGGCAGTAGCTGCATCATCTTCTGACAATAGAGCATGGTGGCTAGAGCTGGAGCTTCTTGTTCAAGAGAGGGCTGCGTGGGTGTTGGGCTCTGGGCTGGATCCCCGACGTTtcacagtccctcaagcactgctgggccgggtagtacagcaggtagggcatttcccttacacgtagctgacccaggctcaatccccgccattccatatggtcccctgagcattgccagcagtaagccctgagcatcgccgggcatggccccaacctccccccaaCTACCATAACCCAAGATGTGTTAgcataatgatgatggtgatctAAAATGtgtaaacattttgttttatagatTGGCATAAACCCCGGACTCATGGCTGCTTACAAAGGGCATCATTATCCTGGACCTGGAAACCATTTTTGTAAGTGGTTAATTTttactagtttttaaaaagtattcctttttttaaaccaAACCATCTTGGTTAAATTACAGATACGGGTTAATGGGAATGTGGTTTATGGTGCAGCACTTACCTTGGCACCTGTGAGGtgctgggttcagttcccagcactatGAAGAAGAAACTACATATATGTCTACATTACATGTACCTCTTTCCTCTGTATGTATATGAAACTAAAGGCTAGAGATATGTCACTGAATATTTCTCAGTGTTCTGGTCTGGGGGCCACGTTGGGCTCAGCAGTGGTTCTCCGTGGCGTTagggtgccagggctcgaaccccaGCTGCTGGATAGTGAAATACATGCTCAGCCTCAAAAGAATTCTCTAGCCACTCATTAAACagacacccagcggtgctcagggctaattcctggctcagctctcaagaatcactcctggcgatgagcatacgtggtgccagggattgaacccagggcaaccATGTATAAGGctgacgccctacctgctatacagtctccagtccctgaacgttttatttcaaaagttttgttttttgaggggtccCAGCTAGCAGTtactggggctgactcctggctctggtttcacagatcattcctggcaaggtttGGGGACCCCTATGGGGCcccagggatagaaccccaggTTAGCCACATTGCTAGGCAatcatcttacctgctgtacctttCTGACTCAAGGCACGGCCttctggcttttgtttgtttgattttgggcctcacccagaagtgctcaggactgactcctggctctgtcctcagggatcacgcctagccAGGTGCAACCAGGCCAGGCCATATGCaatgcaggcacttttctctggccccattgtTTAAAACTTTGACTTATGAAAGTGGAGGGATTTGTCTTGTTTGAATTATTTTACAtgattttgctgtttttgttcttACTACCAGCATAGTAACAGTAGCACATCATTTTGCCAGTGCAGACAGAATCCTGACCTTGTGTGATCTCTGCTGATCTTACCCCCTGCAAGGGATGAAGCCCTTTGCAGTTCAGGTTGCAATAAATCCTTAAGATGTGACTGAGGACCAGGGATGTGGGCCAGTGGCCCAGCGCTTGCTTtgaatgtgtgaagccctgggttctggtccccaacaccacataaaaataaaatagaaaaaaaatgaagacaaacacAGTAGTTCATAAAGCaaaagcctggggctggagcaatagcacagcgggtagggcattggccttgcacacgaccgacctgggtttgatccctagcatcccatatgatcccctgagcaccgccaggagtaattcctgagtgcagagccaggagttacccctgtgcattgctgggtgtgacccaaaaagctgggaaaaaaaaaaacaaaaaagccccaAAAATCTTTTTCGAATTCTCACCTGGATTCTCTCTCCAGGGAAGTGTCTGTTTATGTCAGGGCTGAGTGAAGTTCAGCTGAATCACATGGACGACCACACGTTACCGGGGAAATACGGTATTGGGTTTACCAATATGGTGGAAAGGACCACGCCAGGCAGCAAGGATCTTTCCAGGTAAGAGCTTCACCCCTTAAGGCTGGACTTGGCTGCTGGGCCGCCCTCCAGTGTCCCATGTCACCTGGCCCAGGCTAGGATGGATGTTACTGATGATATTCTATACTGAGTATAGCGTGATCTTTCATTGAAAGCAGCTtgaatttctcattttataagtgctgccaaacttttattttattttattttccagtaaaGAATTCCGTGAAGGAGGACGTATACTCGTGCAGAAGTTGCAGAAGTATCAGCCAAGAATAGCAGTGTTTAATGGAAAatgtaaagtttatttttagtttactgTTTTtgccctggggccacacccggcagtgctcagggctctctcctgattctgcaggatcattcctggtgggatcaggagaccatatggggtgccagggaacagaCCCGGGTCACTGcacgcaaggcatgcaccctgccCATTGGACCATCTCTCCGGTCCcccacttttgttttattttgattcttgGTACCATGGATCAGACCCAGAGTCTtgcaaatgcaaagcatgtgtgctGTTCCTGGGCTGCGTCTCTGGCCCACGACTGCCTTTgaagtttgttctgttttgtttgggggtggggggtgtttgaCCCACATCTGTggctgctcaggggctgctcgtGTCTCTCGGGAGTGGCTGGCTGCaaggggtgcttggggaaccgtatgtgggCTGGGGTTTTGAACAAAGGTCGCCGCATGCCAGGCAGCGACCCCTGTGGCCCTACTTTTGAACTTTCTGTTAACACGATGGGAAAGTTAATGATGCTCTGTTTGTGTTCCATTTTAggtatttatgaaatatttagtaAAGAGGTTTTCGGAGTCAAGGTGAAGAACTTAGAGTTTGGACTTCAGCCCCATAAAATCCCAGACACAGAAACTGTAAGTCCTTAAACTCGTCTGTCTACAATGAACCTCCAGCAGGAACATTCGCTAGCTGgtgcctttttaaaatttgtcctacccattgtatttgTCTTGACTAGTAGTTGGGAATTCACATAGCATCACAAACGGCaatgagtttatttttcattagtgaatcaccgtgaggtgcagttacaaacttaggaactttcatgtttgcatttcagtcacacagtgatcgtttacatccctccaccagtacccattctcctccaccaatgttcccagtatccctcccaccaccaccaccccaacccccaccaccccaccctgcctctgcggcagggcattcccttttgttctctctccttttgggtgttgtagtttgcaatagaggtattgagtggccatcatgttcagtctataggcAGTGAGTTTTTAATCATCTGGCTCCTCTCTGGAGAGGAACTAGCTTGTggcctttaaaatgtatttatgtatttgttagcTTTGTAAAGATATAAGACTACGTGCTGTCATAGAATGTTTATATGCTTGGCATATCCTTGTCTAAATCAAGTTGATCGGCCCTTTCAGTTGTGAAACAAACATGTAATGACACACCTAACTAGTAAAATTGCTAATTGCCCATTTATCTGTCTTAGCCCGGTTTTACTAGAGCCGTAAAAATAAGGCAGCCTGGCCTCAGAGTGGCATTCAGTAAGCCTGACTTGCCTTCCGTGCTTTCATTTTACACATAAATTCATGAAATCACATGCTGGTTTTCAAACTTAATCATGTCCACCGTGCTTCTGCGGGCATTTGCCCTAAAGCCTtcacctttctttctccctcctttcccctcatgGACGTGTTGCAGGGGGTGGTGTGCACGGTCGGTTGGTTACTCACACATCAGGCCAGGACTCCCCAGTGACCACTGTCCCTGGCTGCCTGCGCACGTTTTGTGCCCGCCTCGAGCccgatgcctgggattgaacctgcagcCTCTGGCCCGTAAGAATGAGCACCTGGCCACCTGCTTTCCCGTCGGGATCGCTGGTAGTCACCAGAGGGCACTCAGTCGGCACTCAGTCCTCAGGGTCCTTGGCTGGACATCTCCTGAGCTTGGgagaccccaaaaataaaaacaattttttcaatAGCTTGTGGTATGGAGGCTAGTTTTAAAATTGCAACAACAAAATTGTGACTCAAAATTCTGTTATCCAGCAGACTCTTTTGCATATTGTATATTTTGTTATAATctataaagggtttttttttgtttttttttttgccattctcTAGTGTGATGAAAGCAAATGTCTTCTTAGCGATTCTACCTCTAGGAATTTATCCAGCTTACATATTCACTCAAATGCAAAATTCAGTATGTACgagttttttcattataattttataatatcgAAAGACTGAAAAcacggggccggagagatagaacagcgggtagggcacttgtcttgtacatagctaacccgggttcaattcccagcatcccatatggtcccctgagtcccccaagagtgattcctgagtgcagagccagaagtaattcctgagcattactgagtgtggcccaaaataccccacctccccccgcaccaccaccaccaaaaaaaaaaagaagactgaaaaGAACCAAAGGTTCACAGCTGGACTCTGGTTAAATCAGGTACAAAAAGTTTTCCAGCTGCGTTCCACTTCCagcctgtttccttcctgtgtcccccATTCTCCTGGTTGACCCCTACTCCCGTCGTGGTCCCTCTCTTAATGTGATTTTCACCTGCCCCCTGGAATGTCCTGGGGACTGTGTAGCCTCTGCTGAAAAACAGTTTACAATGACAAaagaagtttgttttttgttttttttgtgttttgttgttgttgttgtttttcttttttgggtcacacatggtgatgcacaggggttactcctggctttgcactcaggaatcactcctggcagtgctcaggggatcatatgggatgctaggaattgaacccgggtcggccgcatacaaggtcaaacgccctacccgctgtgctaccgctccagccccaaaagaagtttgttttttaaagtttctttggggtcatacctgacgatgctcaggatttagtcccgactctacactcgggaattacttctggaagtcctcagggggccttatgggatCCTGGGGGTCGAACcatgtgcaaaggcaaatgcccttcccactgtacgtTCTTTCAAGCCCAAGAAGATTCAATTTTTACTCTAATACAGATGTTACAGAATCAGCTCTGAGATGCGTTagtgaatgaaaaaaagaaaagcgtGTGTTTgtaggggtgagggaggagagaagacacaagcATTTGTGTCTTGGTGGAATACCTCTAAGCCTTGCTAACACTAGGGGAAAGCTCTCAGGATGGACTTAAGGGGGAGGACTTCTATTAagactgttatttaaaaaaaagacagttggggctggagagatagcacagtggggagggtgtttgccttgcacgcggccgacccgggttcgattcccagcatcccatatggtcccctgagcaccgccaggagtaattcctgagtgcagagccaggagtaacccctgtgccttgccaggtgtgacccaaaaaagcaaaaaaaataaataaataaaaaaattaaaaaaagacagttATTAACATGTGAATTAGTAGGGGGGAGCCTCATTTGCTGGGGGGTATTTGACATTCTCATGAATAAAGACTACAGATATAAACTCagcactattttatttatttatttatttatttatttattggtttttgggtcacacctggcgatgcacaggggttactcctggctctgcactcaggaattactcctggcggtgctcaggggaccatatgggatgctaggatttgaacccgggtcggccgcgtgcaaggcaaacgccctacccgctatgctatcactccagccccgtcagcACTATTTTATACTGAAAGGTCTTAAATACCCAGTTGTGAATCCAAAGGGGAAAATGTCTGCTCTCAATGAGTGGATTCAGTAGGATTGTGGAACCTAACCGTGACACTTTATGGTTGTAGCTCTGCTATGTCATGCCGTCATCCAGCGCCAGATGTGCTCAGTTCCCTCGCGCCCAGGACAAAGTGCATTACTACATTAAGTTGAAGGACTTAAGAGATCAGCTGAAAGGCATTGAACGGAACACAGACGTTCAGGAGGTGCAATATACATTCGACTTGCAGCTGGCCCAAGGTCTGTCGCTACCTGCACTCTTGACTTGTGTGATGGGGGTGTGATTGCCAGATTGGGTAAGGTGATTTAAGAGCTGCAGGCAAGAAAAGCGGTTGACAGATGTCTGGTCATGGACATTAGCACTGTCAACATCTTCTCCCCAAGCCCTCCAACTGCAAGGGGTCCTCCTCCAGATAATTGGGGGCTAAGAAATGGGCGAGTGCACCCACAGCTCAGTCTTGATTCAGTCTAgtttgtttgtctatttgttttttaaattgggtcaccgtgagataccaagctttcatgattgggtttctgtcatacagtgctgaagcacccatccctccaactgTACAGCTCCTGCCACCGGTGCCCCCTgtatccctcccgcctcccccacctcacgcccagcctctatggcaggcactgtcCTTGCTGTCTGTTTCTATGGGTCTTAAAACTTAACTTAGTGTATGTTATAGCGCATTTAAGAgatgatagggggctggagcaatagcacagcgggtggggcatttgccttgcacgtggccgacccgggttcgattcccagcatcccatatggtcccctgagtaccaccaggagtgattgctgagtgcaaagccaggagtaacccctgtgcatcgctgggtgtgacccaaaaaaaagagagagagagatgatagtGCTGGGGTGGGAGCAGCAGGACAGCAGGTAGCTTGTCTTTGAATCCCCGCATCcctacggtctcctgagcactgccgggtgggcccaactgcctcccccccaaaaaaaaaaaaaaaaaagaaaccaccatAGTGATAGATATCCCGCTGTGAACATTCAAGAACAGGTATTGTTGGTGAAGATTTCTAAGTAAAACTCTCCAAAGAATTGTGCAAAATAAGTTCTGAGTCACTTTTGCTCTCACAGAGGATGCAAAGAAGATGGCTGTTAAGGAAGAGAAGTACGATCCGGGTTACGAGGCCGCGTACGGAGGCGCGTACACTGGAAACCCGTGCAGCAGTGAGCCCTGCAGCGCCCCTGCCAACGGGCTAAGTATGTGTCCTGCTCGCCCCGCTCCTTGCAGATACTTGCTTTCCTCGGGCTGAGAAGCGAGTCCTGAAAGAGGCAATTGGGACTCCTGAGGAGAGCCCTCTGGGGCCTGGAGGGAGGGCATGAGGTGAGGGGCAACGGGACTAACAGTGAAACAGTGGAGGGCTGATGCTCTACAACGTGACGAGGCAGGTTTtgaaacgatagtacagcggggagggcatttgccttgcgcgcggacaacccgggttcgattcccagcatcccatacggtcccccgagcacctccaggagtaattcctgagtgtagagccaggagtaatgcctgtgcatcgccgggtgtgacccaaaaagcaataaataaaaatctcctaatttgatcatttaaaatgtttaaaaagttgaATAAACGACCCTTGTTTTCCCCCTCAGTGGCTCCCGGTGGAGAGTCGGCGCTGAGTGACATTCCAAATGGGCAGTGGGTGGCCCCGCCGTTCGCAGACCAGATTCCTGCCTTCAGTACGCCGTGCGGCACGCAAGAGCAAGAGGCGGGAAACCTGGCCTGAGTGGTGCTTCTTGGCCCTGCCGCAGCGCTGCAGTTTTAATGCAGCAGTCAGGAAGTGGCCCTCAGTTGCTGACTGAAgtattttattagcattttacTCGAGTGATGTAATCATGGTACAGTTGTGTAGTAGAATCAACTGTATGAACCTAAGTAGTTTGGAAAAGAagaagtagggttttttttttttgtatgtgagtTTTTGTATCCGAATTAGCCATCATTCCAGCTTTTTATAAACTGTATTTCACGTATGAAGATCCTGATTTACTTTGGGGAATCACTTTTACCCTGTACTTTTTAAAAGGCAAGtgtctgaatatttatttttatgatgaacTGTGTCTAAACCTAGATCTCTACACCCTCGACCCCTTTCTATGCCCGAGCAGGGCATGTTTCTCGAGCGGTGCTGCGGGGAGGCCGGCGGCGGCCGTGTGTGCGTGGGCCCTCTGCAGAGTCGCGCGGCAGGGGGCTGTGCTGGACGGGCTCCCGGCGTCCCGGGGCACTCACTCACCTGCAGCTGAGCGCGGTGGTCAGTCTCTGGGGCAGAGAGACTGCAGGGAGGCCTGGCTGCTGCAGGGGACCCGCCCCGACCCAGCCACCCAAGCCCGGTATCGGCCTCCTCACCCGCGTGCAGAAACACCTCTGCCCGCAGGTGAGTTCAGAGACTGTCAAGGACTTCTCACTTGTGTCCGCTTCCCCTCTGTGGTGCCTTTCCCCATCTGATGGGGAAAGCACTGGAAGTCTCTCCAGATTATTTAGCCTCCTTGTCTTGAAGGACGTTCCTTGGAAACTGGTAACAAATGATTTTTCAGGCCGAGGACTAAGGTGctaggggtgtttgatcatctgATTAAAACTGGTGCTTTTATGTACACAGATGTACCGAGACAAACAGTACAGACTTTTTCTTGCTAGGCAAACCTGATAAaccaagtatttaaaaatacttttcttctgCATCGTCATCTCTGCTCGTTGCCGTGGACTCGTGAACCCCGAGCTGGGTTCATTTAGAGTAGTGCTCCTTGGTGATTTGCCTGCCGCGTTTTCCATGGTGCTAGCTACACTTAGTCTGCACTACTGGAGCTGATAGAACTTAGAGCTGGGGGTCCAGAAGCGCTATGTGAGTCCATTCCCAATCTCCTCTGTCTGGGGCATGCTgtttttcatatgaaaatatttatgatttccccccccccagaggTCATATGGCCTGATCTCTTTATGATAAGAGAAACCCAAGTTGTGTATCTTAATATGGTTTTTTTCCCTTAGGTGGACTGTGATAgagtttgttttctttcagtCTAGGTCAAACTGTGTAGTCATTCATGTTATTGAAATCATGTACTGTACTGCTGTTTACATGGATGTTTGTGCGGGTACTTGGAAGTGCCTTGCATCAGGGATCAGGAgcaattgaattattttttcatggGATTATGTAAAGCATGTaacttgttattgcttttgtatACATCTATTGAAACCTTAAAATaaattctccccccccccttttttttttgcgtgcAGAAAATAGGCCTTTAAGTAATGGCAGACACACACTAGCGTGTGGTTGTGAGGAGTTTTCCAGGCATACAACGATGATGTTTTTCCTAAGTACAATGAATGAGGAGTAAATGTTGGTATATCCTATGTGTGATACGACGGTATGACTTTcattaaataatatgaaaaggttttaaaattcatttgaaagtgatgatttctaaataaaaactacTTTAAGAAGGATTATCCTTAAGTTGCAGGTTTTTATACAAGAAGCAAGACTTAATGGTATTTTCCCCCTTAATCTCGCATCAGGCTACCTTCTGTGGTTTTTAACATGTAGAGTCATATCTATAATGacagtcattaaaaaatatacataaatggtTTAACTTTTCAGATAGTCCAAATGTAATGTATTATTCTACAAAAGACAAGATCGATGGcctgttaaaaaaaatacctatgtacaaaaaaatacatttagaaattttttttaatgtgtgggtATAATTGTCATTCAGACATAAGCAGAGTGATTACTGATGCCTGGATGGGTTTCTTTCTTTCGGACTCCTGTCCGGACGTCTATAATGAGCGCTTGTGCTTCAGGACGTCAGCAGTCCCGTCTCCACGGTAGTTGACACACTGGCTTGGTGTCATTGGGCCGCGTGTTGGAGGTGATGTGAGTCCCTGGGAGTGGGGCCCAGGCAGCCCACCCGGGTGGTTCGGGTTTTACAAGGAGCGCTGGGAAGGCAGGAGCGGTCAGCTGCTGCGGGGACGGAGTTTGAATATCCCTGCAGGGTCGGGCACAAACCAGCTTTCCCATAAGTCATTGTGAACACTCGGGAAGTCCCAAGGCTTGTGTCTTCCGTTCCAGTGGAGTAGCTTGGCCTCCTGCAGAAAGTGTTCCGAGTACCTGGTGTCTGGACTCCAGCCTTCATTGTGTTCAGCAGGAAATAAGATGTGTTAGAGAATAAAGttttttgattattaaaaatcaaatacagggggctggagcgatagcacagtgggtagggcgtttgccttgcactcggcctacccgggttcgattcccagcatcccatatggtcccctgagcacggccaggggtaattcctgagtgtagagccaggagtgacccctgagcatcgctgggtgtgacccaaaaagaaaaaaaaaatcaaatacaggGTTGAAGCTACagtacaggtagggcattttccttgcatgtggcagacccaggttcaatccctggcaccccagttggtctcctgagcactgccaacaacagggaaccctgagcacagaatcaagaataagccccaaacaccatcagCGTGGCCCAAAaccctaaataatttaaattaaatatagggCTGAAGATAATAGTACAGTGCAAAAGGCACTTGGCTGGcttgtggctaacccaggttctattatCCCTGGCTCCtgaaatggtcccctgagcccaccaggaatgaacctttGAGTGcaatccaggagtaagcactgagcatggctaggtgtgccccccccacccacaaagTCACCCACAAAGTCAAACATGACTtcattgtaaaattaaaaaatcaaagagtATAAGATAACGCATTTATCACTTCATTAGGAATGTCCAAAATAATCCTTATTAGAGATTCTCTCAAGTCCTTCCAGTAATTTATGTGTATGCATCAATTTAAAACTCACTTTCAGAGTTTGTGCCTTGCCTTTGGGGTGTGTATGATTGTGGTGTTTGTTGGGaggtggcccccccacccccatggttcTAGGGATCACACTCAGGCCATGCAAGTATAAGACATGTGCTCCACCACATAAGCCACATGCCCAGTCTTTTCAGATTTAAGGAATCCATGGCAGCACATGTAGATTTACTGGGTTTTAGAATAGATATATGattacttttcttatttcttaagattttgtttggggtccacacctggcgatactcagaggctactggtgg
Proteins encoded in this region:
- the TDG gene encoding G/T mismatch-specific thymine DNA glycosylase produces the protein MEAENAGSCSLQVPPFYSFPFPPAMAEAPAPMVPREEPMPEEPAPAEAPLPAPAEEPMPEAPRGRKRKPRATQTKKPAEPKKKAAEPKKPAEAKKSGKSKKSKDKQEKITDAFKVKRKVDRFNGVSEAELLTKTLPDILTFNLDIVIIGINPGLMAAYKGHHYPGPGNHFWKCLFMSGLSEVQLNHMDDHTLPGKYGIGFTNMVERTTPGSKDLSSKEFREGGRILVQKLQKYQPRIAVFNGKCIYEIFSKEVFGVKVKNLEFGLQPHKIPDTETLCYVMPSSSARCAQFPRAQDKVHYYIKLKDLRDQLKGIERNTDVQEVQYTFDLQLAQEDAKKMAVKEEKYDPGYEAAYGGAYTGNPCSSEPCSAPANGLMAPGGESALSDIPNGQWVAPPFADQIPAFSTPCGTQEQEAGNLA